The following nucleotide sequence is from Nothobranchius furzeri strain GRZ-AD chromosome 6, NfurGRZ-RIMD1, whole genome shotgun sequence.
CCTTCAGAGCCTGGTGTCCAAAATCAAGCACTGTCCTGAGCTCACCAGCCACTGTATGAGACTGAGAGCCTTCCTCATGGGTCTCCTAAAGTAAGAATCAAAGCTGCTAATATAGTCAAAGGAAGTAAAACATCTACTTATGTTGGTTTTATTGTCTCCTACAGCTTGAGGTCTTTGGAGTTCTGGCTCAGTCACCTCCAGAGTCAGACAGGTGAGGACGCAGCCAGACCCTGTTACACTGATCTGTAACTCAGCTTAGCAACAAGGGTTAGCGTCTGTTTAAAAGTCCTCGTGATGCCACTCAGGATCTCTCTGATTGTGCTCAATAATTATTTGGTATACAGACCATTGTTAGCTGACCTGTGAAGTGAACtagaaaaacaacacaaacaaaagtAGAGTGGTTTCAGCTAACGTTAAGGCCCCGGGGTAAGGTAACATTTTAGTCCATCCTCCTTTTGTCGTTCAACAAGAGTTGAGTTTTGGAAACTTTGTTTTTTGCTACTTTCTAATATTTTTAGTTGACACTGATAATAAATAATAGATGAATGAGATGCAGAAGTTGAAGCCCAACGGTAGAAGTTTAAGTCCCGCCCCTGACGTGTAAACAAACGGGACAGTTTTCCAGGGTCTCCGTGAGTACGTGAAAGCCTAAACCTTTATTGACACCCAGATTGTTTCCATGTGTGTGGATGCTTCTCCCCAGATGTGGTGACAGCATACTACCACTCCTGGGGGTTCCTGTATGTGTCTCTGGGCCGGGGCCAGCCTCTGTtccaggagctgctgctgctgctgcagccgcTCTCTGTGTTGCCCTTTGACCTCAACTTGCTCCTGGAGCCACGCCTGCTGGGTCACAGACAGCTGGAGCAGGAAGCTTTCCCAACTCGGCCGTGCTCAGCGCTGCTCGTGACCAGCTGGCCTAAGCTACGAGCTGACAGGAAGTCAGACAGCAGTGATGAAAGTCACCTTAAAGCTTCGCACAATCAGGAACTTTTAAGTTCTCACAGTTCAAGTTGCTGCAAGCAGCAACATGGAAGCAGCAGTCCGTCGGTGGCTTCAATTCCAGAGTTTTCACAAAACAAACCCGATCCTGTGGAAAGAGGAGATCGAGAGGTGGAATTTTGCCAAAATCATGCCGATGTTTGGTTTCAAATCAGCATGGATGGGAAGAAAGATGAGACGAGAGAGGAGAAAGATGGGGAGACCCAAAATACTCCAGTTCAGTTAGAGGAGAGCAGACTGCGCTGGGCCAAACTTTTTAGAGCCAAAAAGAGTTCCCCGCATCCCCCTGGAACACAAGCAACAACGTAAGAACCAGTAAATCATTTTAAAAGTACTGATTTCCCCTTTTCATTTGTGTGATTTATATTTTTATGATTCCCATCTCACTCCCAGGAACAAGCTACCATCCCGTTGGTTCCATTTGGACCGATTGCAGCTCGGCATGCTGGCCCGATCCATCCGCTCTTTGAAGCTAGGTGGAGCTCCGATTCTCAATAACTGCTGAGAGGGAAACCTTGTTCTGAGGAACACAAGACTGGACTGGTCTTTAGTGCATGAAGACACACTCACTGAGCTCAGATTCAGTTCTGAACTGgtaaaaataaaagcacaaagaTGCTAAACAAAAGCCACTGACATATTTATCAAGTTTCAAGTTACAGTTACATCAATTTTCTAATACATACACAATGGTTAATATTTAGAAAAATGCTCATAGTAGGTCTGTGATCAGAAGGCTTTTTATAAAATGTGAGCATAACTAAGATGGCAAGTTGAGTTCCAGCTCTAAAATCCTAAACATCACAACGTTTGTGATGTTACATGCAATAAAATACCACTTCAGAACAAACCAGATTCAGAGCATCTTCCCACCAATACATTGATAAATAAAAATCAATAGCAATAATCTGCATCTGTACTCTGAATTATCCAGTTCAGGTGCTCGTGTTCAACTCCCTTGCTTTTAATCTAGACACGTTTGTCAAAAATGTTCAGATTTTTCTCCTGTGCTGAGAACTGATTCCATTGCCAGATGTTACACTCACACACCAGCCCCTTAGGAAGGGGTAACATTATTGTGATTGGTGTTCATTATCAGTATTTTCCCAGCATGGATTCACAGTAGGTGCATGACTTGATGCTTTTCCCTATTGTCTCCTGGCTGTACACATGTTTGCCCTCTGGTGGTTAATTCAGATATAACATGCACATTCATCAAATcattaattttttttatgttAAAAATTGTTTCAGCTTTTTTCATCTGGTTGTTTGAAACCTGTTGAGAATCAGTTTCCATCAATAAAAACCTAATGCATTTAACTGTCTATTTGTTATCCTCCCATGGGTCATGCAGTACTTGTGTCCAAATAAGTGATGCTCTTCCTGATAGATCTCCTAAGGTTCCACGTTATTCCGACCAACGATTCCTCCCCTGTATAGACTTGTATCCTGTGGGATAATGTGCAGTTAGATATGTCTGAGCTTTGGATATAGGAagttttattacattttaaacAAGGCACTTTTTCGGTGGAAAATTATATATTAAAAATCTATACTATAAagttgtggaacactgaaaaaaacttttttgatgattatttctgattataatcagtcacgctgagtttttcgtgcaggctgaacatgaaaatagtctccacctatctcctgctgtagcttctggtagaaaatagattgTGATGTATATTCAGGCTCCAAATGTTTTAGACTAAAATTGCATTTGGATAGCAATTAATGTAAATGTTATCAAATAacagtttgtttatttgtttgaaagttgttcataaagattttttttaagttgcacagACAGAACCATTATGCAACACAGCTGCTGACTCAGCAGAATAGGCATGGCAAATGTtaattatatagcacatttcatgcagaaaggcaattcaatgtgctttccaaatagcaagaatagcaagaatattaaaaatcaatgtgacagaaaGTACACACAAGttaaattttgatttaaaaattaAAGAAAATGGACAAAGTTAAAGGATGGGTAGTTATTGTGCAGAGCAATCTTTCAACGGCTGATCAATACAATATACAGTAGAATAGAAAATAATAGAgtggactttattgatcccacagttggaaattcacttgctacaacagcaccaacacttagagaaaataaaaaaataacaagattacagATAAATACAAAGAAGCAATAAGCTGTTATTGTAACCTTAAACCACTGTAAACAAGGCATAAAAAGGAAACTTGGGTTTCAGCACTATGCAGTATTCTGTAAAGGACACAGACATGGTATgcaaatctggtattgcacaagtatcgaacacatactgagtattgcactgatgttattgtgtaccaggataatgccagtaccagttaaactgaggaggtaTACACTCtttctgcagaggggatgaatgacctatggtagcgttctgttttacatctgggatgtcttagtctgcctctgaaggagctgtccatggtctccagagtggagtgcagtgggtgggaggagttttccaagatggaggtcatcttccctaGATAGAActgagctagctttgtgaactagcttgtcaagtctcttcctgtctcagtcagagctgcctgcaccccaacacatCAGGTTGAATGACAGAGTCAACAACAGAGTGATGGAAGGATTTTAGCAGATGGGAATTaactccgaaggacctcagcctcctcagaaggtggaggtggctttggcccttcttatacagagcatctgtgttgttggaccagttcagtttactgttgaaGTAAACACCTAGATACTTAAatgtatccaccacctcaatgtctgcatGTTTACTGGTGAATAAGGAGGAGGTTTTTTCTTGAAGTCAATCACTCTTTCCTTTGTATTAactggtgttcaagcaaaggTGGTTATGCTTACAGAGTCCACATGCTCCAAGATGACTGACCTGCACTCCTGGTCAttccctcagacacacagccgacaatggctGAGTCACTgaagaacttctggaggtgacagctgctggtgctgTAGGTGAAGTccaaggtgtagaaggtgaagagaaagggtgagaacaccataccctgtggagctcccaAACTGTACACAACTacctcagatgtacagttgtgcagcctcacgtaCTGTGCTCCCTACAATGCTCCTTGTCTCATTTCGGCAcatttgtgtactacgcactcaaagccttactgcacTTCCTCCAAATGCACTTCACAAAAGACTGTAGGGTGCAGTGCAAGTACTGGGATTGAGCCTTCAAGTTCCGGAAAGTAGAGCACCAGTGTTTGTTTTCTCATGGTACGACAAGGCATTCGTTCATTCCTACCAGAATCcacttgattaaacaagtgtaccACACCTTTAATTAAAAACAGAACGTAGTTTGTAGAGCTCTGTTGAGCTGTGTTGAGATTGTAAAAGTGCTACCATAGAAACTGGAACGTTATGGAGGAATTATAAGATAGTTTTAGAAATCATTCAATACAGAAAACGTTTCCAGATGCTTCTTATTGCCCAGCTcaatattttgttctttttacCCTCAATCCTTTTGAAAAATCAATGTGAATCGTAGTGGTTGTAACTAAGCCTACACCCAAAAACGCTTCACTTGGTTTAAGCTACTGAATAAAAACCTCTAGCATTATAGTGACAGACAGGCATACTGACATAATCTACAAAGTAGGTAAAATCATCCCCAGGTGTGTGTCAGGGATGAGTAAATCTAACCAGTTTGAGAATATCTGTCCAATTTAGAATGCTGTGATACCcaaaatataaataaacaaaccagaGCATCACCACTGACTTCCTAAATGATACATCGGTCCTGGTGGAAGGGTTTTGACTCTTCAAAGGCTCCGAGGTGCTGTACCGGTTTGAGGGCGCTGGTCAAACAGGTAAATTTACAAGttaattgttattattaataaGACTTAGAGTCTCTTTGCCCCACATAAGCTCTACTATTGTTACAGGTCTCCACCTTTTTTTGAAGACATTCTGTTCTAAAATGCAATTCAAACATTTCTGGGAGCTTACCAAAAATCTaaaggacaaaaaaataaaaataaagctaaATGTTTTGAACTCCTAAAGGCATCAAATTTCCCTCTAATTAAGCATGGTGAGGTTGGCATTATAATGTGTAAATGTTTCACTGTAACAGAAGAAATCTGACCAAGAAATTGCACCAATAGCTTAATTAGCTTAAGCTGCGGACAGCTTGTATACAGGCGGCTTCAGCTGAACTCTGAGCCAAGAAGAGTGAGTAACTTCCAAAGGAAAGGTGTGGTGGGTGTGCTGGATCACTACCAAGAAGACTTGTTCGTCAAGATGAAGGTGAATCCTGTTCAatgacctctctgacctttttTGGCCCTGTTGTCCTTAGATCAGCTGATTGGCTGCTGTGGTTCTCTGGAACAAGTTGTCTTTCAGTATCAAACACTTCCTGTTTGTAAATTTGTTTTAAAAAGCAGTTATTCCTAACAGAATGTGAGTTTATTCAATATAGATTTTTTACTTTGATTTCAATTATCTTCACCTCTGTGACGTTTGTCTTTGTGGATTTATTAGTGTATAGCACTTTGGATCAACGTGTGCTTCACACACTAATTTAATGGAGATTTAATAAATGTACAAAAATTCTCAAGGTCATTATAATATCATAATTTGCTACTTTTATCTTTGTTACTTTTCTTGTCCAACGCCTTGGGCCCCCTTTGAAGGtggtggcactatataaataaaacttgattgattgataataataataaagatagtTTTAAATAGCAGTTAATGataattttctgttttgttttttagtAAATGAACGGCACAATTTGAGATCAATACAagaagttttctttttttttattatcccaACACTGGCCCCTGGCGGTCTTGTTTGGAAAAGCAGCTAAAAAATCTAGATTTAAAAACGGCAACAAATGATCAGATAAAATAAAGCCAAAGACCAGAATACAGCTCATGTGATTCAACAAACATTTAGATAAAAATATTCTATATACATATTCTTAAATAAGAATGTggattttgtttttaattttaaacAGTATTGCTTTCCCCTTCTCGCCCTAATAACAGCACTTATTATTAGGAAAACATACACACAGTCCATGTCCTTCTCAATAAATTATcactaataataaaaacattcagAGACAGACAAACCTGCTGAGAGGTGACCTGGAGTGCCTGTTAGACCTGTTCTGTGCACCGATCAGAAGGTAAGAAGTTTAATCTTCATCTTCTTTGGGTCACTTGTCGACTCTTCCTTATGCAAATTACTGAATCTTTCCACTGCTGGAATAAAAGTTTTGCATGAGAAGGTGTGAAAGATGCTCATTgtgtaaggtcagaggtcatgtgcAGGTTATTTTGCTGTTTTACTGCAGCTTCGCCTCCATTAATGAAGAAAGGAGAGCTAATCTCCCCTGCTCGTGTCCAccaccatctcctttgttttAGCCACACTGATGGGGCTTGGCTTGCTTTAAcaccccctagtgtttgtttTAAATGATTGTCGTAAAAACCAACTAACTCCGCTGCTGTGTGTCCATGTTTTCAAAACAGCGGACAACACGTTAAAGTTATACTCAAAAGTGCAAAAGTGCAAACGCAACATTTGTCTCCGAGTTCTCGCTATTCAGAAAATGCTTTCCTGATCTTGACTCTTGTTTGACCCATCTTTCGGTCGGACGttcttttttacttttgtttcatTAAAAGATTTCTTTAATGCTGAGGTTTCGCCATGATGAACACAATTCAATAAATGGCAATCATCTCTACTTCCTCTATTCTAATGTGTAAGCATGCATTGCCATAAAGCATCAATGCTTTTTGTGAGATATGTGACTTTGCAAGACCACTCACCAGTCTGGAGAAGCTCAAGTTGCAGATGAGGTACTTTGCCCACAAAGAGCGAAGGGGGCTGAGAGAAAATTCATTCACTCTGTAAAAGATCATTTTAGCactaactggctcaagaaaagggtttaaagggatattttgcaactttttcatattttaaataattttctcgagccagtgtgtgctaaaatgaccctttacagggttaagcctgagtcatgcttctctgtcagctccaaaagggagagacacgcacgcacggacggagatgttttgccctcatacttctccgtctcctggggagtgttgcaaagcaattccccgccaggacaacagagggcgtagcgctgttctgtggtatcctgtcatgtatccggtccaagatagtgtgtttatattgtgtttttgtatataagagactttttaacacggacaaatttgtctctcattctcctccacctcttcatgcactcgccacctctaaacccacgttttccgtcatttctgtccacaaattaaACACTTGCTGTGCACctctttcactcctccagtcacgggggaattaaacattcatacttttagagttttttcgcaaggtattcttcaaggatctcgtgtctgccgctagttatccttggctctctttatgtttttgagggcgcaatggcggcggtgtagacgacagcggtgccctgaccaattacaagcttgcattgtccgtctcgacggacaaatgtttagaaaagagacctcgactccatccgtccttgcgggggctctccagcaggcccgcgaggatggataatggcgttgcatgtctacgcactgacgcagaagcatgactcaggctttagtgaAAGGCCACCCAACCCctgtcgccccctgtggccaaatattccacttgcaacttcaaccTGGCTGGCCGCTCTGGTGGGACGTATAAAATTCTGCTtgaatacctggtgctgcagtctggctccagcaagtgtcctccatgttttagatcatgaacacagctgatttgtttaacttaGTGATTAATCATTCCTGTAGacgctaatgaaggctgggagacatttcatttGTTAGATTAAgctgttaaaaagacgaatgcacagcgaggagaggtTTTGAATTTGGTtatactaaatggacactaggaggtaccaaaagcaagccaaaactgctaagTTCTCGTTTAAACATGTGGAACacagaaaaacactgaaaacaAAATTGTTTTTCCTATATGTGATTAAAACGGTCACTCTGACATTAGCGTGAATGTAACAGCAGAGGCCGTCTCAACTAGCagaagttagcattagcaattccaccacacagcagagctccaccaggcttgtgttatttgtggagataaaacatgtttgtgtttatgtttatgtgtttagcagacgcttttgtccaaagctacttacaagtgataatcggcctattgcccttgaggctaacaacgacaataacaacaacaacttgacatcagtcatggaaagtagggaacaaggagtggacagtagagagggggacgggtgcagggagggtgctagtatagaagatgctctctgaagagcagggtcttcaggagtttcttgaaaattgaaaaggaagcggctgctctggtagtgcttggtaggtcattccacatttgtggaacgatgcatgagaagagtctggattgtcctgagcgtggtgtaggcactgctagccgacgatcctgtgatgaccggagcggccgggccgagacgtaagcctttgcaagaggattcaggtagatgagaGCCGTACCatctgctagtgttagcaatttgaatttgatgcgtgctgctagcggtagccagtggagctcaatgaacagaggggtgacgtgtgctctttttggctgacatgattgttgcaaagcaaacagggtcagtggtagagtcgcgttgctgttagccaatcagaggcgagatgtccaaatatccagaaataagaccccaaatcctgtcgcctgaagctcagctgtgatgtggctcacttctagctctAGAAATGGTGCCCAGGGCTTTCCCCCTTGAGCCTGACTtacaaggcactcattcctacCAGAGGTATTGATTAAATTAGTGTTCCATACCCTCTGGAGACAGGCGTTGCagttttgcaacagttaaaacctacctacctggttactccacatatgtatttcatgagcattttttcacTCAGAAGTAtcactgaaggacttagttgttcttccttttctcaaaacttattttgagcctgagacgggttaaaaatatgaaaaagttactcAGTCATCCTATAAATCATTCTGATCATGCCTTCTCAATATTGAACATGAAGCTCTTTGCACATGCAAAAATCACAGTCAATCATTAACTGTCATAAAAATGCAGCCTGTTTGCCCTTCCAGACTTTAACAGTCTTACTTTTGTGTGTGTTTCCTGGGTTGTGAACCAGTTCAGAGGTCAGGTCAGATCAGATCTGATCCTACCTGGGCCACGTTTTCACCTGGAGAATGCAGACAGGAGTGTCTGTTCAACACATTCCTACTGTTTTAGATCAATCCGGGTTTGTTTGGTTTGCCAATGTGTCGACACAACTCACACTGTTGCAACTGGCTTCTCACAGCTTACCACAATAATGTACACCAGCGGGAGAGTTTCGACACCCTACATTTCTGTAACATTAAGGCATGTAGGCCGTGGAGCTCAGCTCTGTTTCTAGCTCATCTTCAGGACATAATGGGTAGCTTCTAAGTTCTAATAATTTTTCCTTTTGGCTGGTAAACAAATGACAACATCCCGTCTGTGTGATCGTGTCAAGTCTTGTTTCATTTCCTTACAGGTGGAGAGACGAATCTCAAAGGGCCATTGAAGCACAAGTTCCCTTTTTCCCGGTATTTGGTGACAGATAGAAACAGGTATGAACATGCAGTTGTGATGTAAAGAGGTGTGGCGAAGCAGTAGAGGTGGATCAGAGGGAATTCTCACCTTCTTATCTGAGCAGGTCGTCTCAGCTGCCGTCTTATTCTTTTTCTCCTTTGTAGGTCAGCAGCGAAGCTGGAGCTTTCTGGAGATGTATTTATACCAGAGCTTTGGGAATCTCATGGAGGCATGGGTGAACGAGGAGAGCGTTTCTCCACAGCAGCGGCTGCTTCAGACTGTGGATGTTCTAGCACCCACAGCTGATGTTGGACTAAGCCCGCGATCAGAATCTGTGGACTCTGGAGTAGAATCCACCAGCTGTGGAACACCAAGTCCTGTCACCCTGTCTTCTGATTTAACAGACAACACAGAAATGGATTCACTACTGTTACAAAGCGAAGGGCTCGCTTTAGCATCAACACCCCAGTCTCCTGAACTCTCTTCTCCCTTGCtgtcatcctcctcctcttcgtcCCCACAGCTGTGTCCCAGCAGAGCCGAGAAGGGGCCATCTGCCTTGAACCTCAAAGTAGAAGAAGCCTTACGCAGGACTGCCTCAAACAGTCGAAGACGCGTGGATGAGGTGTTCATCCGCTTGCCTGGATCATCTTTGCTTCCCAAACGGCACGCATCAGAGCTGGCACGGTGTCCGAGGTCACAGAGCTTTGACATGAGGAGGAGGTTTAACCCATCTATCCCTTTAAGACAAATGACAGAAATGCAGAAATCGGAGGTAAAAATCCTTTTTAAATGAACTGTTTGAACGTAAACAAGTCTGGTCTCTGCACGGCAGAGAATATGTAGTGTGCTGCATTTGTTTAGCTTGGACCGGTTTCAGGATTTCATTCTTGCCGGTGACTCAGGCTCAAGTAGAGTCTTGCACAGCACACGCTCATAAATGCACAGACGCAGCTGCTCTTCCATTTTCTAAAGCACACGTTATTACCAGTGATATTTCATGCTCACAAATCTACCTTCAGTTGGACGGATCTAAAACCAGTCTGGCCAGCTGACTGACATGTGAGGAATGGAGAGGGAAGTTGAAAAGTCTGCAGGGATCTCAAATGGAAAGAACTAGACAGCAGAGTGAGAGAGACAGCCCTGAGTTTAAATCTGAGTGGGTTTATGACCATCTCTCTCCTCACACCAGTCTTAAAATCAGCTGATGTTTTGTCACAAACCTGCCACAATAACAGGATTAAGTGTATTCTTTTTAAATATcagctcttgtgtgtgtgtgtgtgtgtgtgtgtgtgtgtgtgtgtgtgtgtgtgtgtttgtgcgtgtgtgtgtgtgtgtgtgtgtaggagattTTCTTGTATTGTTGcacttggggttaaataactgtgAGTAATTCAACACAGAAATGATGATGGGTCATTGTTTTCACAACGCTCGTGCAGAGCCAGAAGCAGTGAGTCAAACTAATAACTAGATTCTGACCTAACAGGTTCTTGTTGTTGTTTAGAAAGTTCTGCGCAAGGTTTTTGAAATGTGATAACCCATAAAGCTTAGCGAGTTTATAGATGTCGCCGAAAGAAGGGTTTTCACAGCTGCCAAAGATTTCTGAAACCATCTACTTTTGTTTATAATcaaaaaataaaagctgaaaaacAACGACGCTGAACTGATGGAAGGTTTGCTTCTCGGTAATAGAAATTTGGAGATTCAGTAAAGAAATGACAAATTACATTTGAAATTTAGATTAAGATTCACAGATGTTATGGATTTATGGACATTAACCCTTTA
It contains:
- the si:dkey-106l3.7 gene encoding uncharacterized protein si:dkey-106l3.7, translating into MYLYQSFGNLMEAWVNEESVSPQQRLLQTVDVLAPTADVGLSPRSESVDSGVESTSCGTPSPVTLSSDLTDNTEMDSLLLQSEGLALASTPQSPELSSPLLSSSSSSSPQLCPSRAEKGPSALNLKVEEALRRTASNSRRRVDEVFIRLPGSSLLPKRHASELARCPRSQSFDMRRRFNPSIPLRQMTEMQKSEGFRVKEGKELSPGLFYLEQVCQMLEEAAKQQMSKNVLQKDTEALWEHVEPQETCQTDLSAINEDQFPTHTLENAENVELNSSKPQPPKSRHFRQRSASDTTFALLHSKKLNANPRVQLMSTSNLLETVEEDHVKQEITKEGSSRSFKSWRSKLANLRRSESDASEIKGQNMQSPEKNATRRRLSQLFRRKKT